A stretch of DNA from Streptomyces venezuelae:
GTCTCCGGGCAGATCATCACCAAGACCGGGAAGTGGAAGGCCTGGCTGGTATCCGGCGGTGTGCTGCTCACGGCCGGAATCGGGCTGCTCGGCAGCCTCCGCCACGACACCCCGTACTGGCACATCGCCGGGTTCATGGCCCTCACCGGTCTCGGCCTCGGGATGATGATGCAGAACCTGGTGCTCGCCGCGCAGAACCAGGTGGCCCCGGAGGACCTGGGCTCGGCCAGCTCGGTGGTCACCTTCTTCCGGTCGCTCGGCGGCGCGATGGGCGTCTCGGCGCTCGGCGCCCTGATGGCCCACCAGGTCACCGGTTACGTGAAGGACGGCCTGACGGCCCTCGGCCCGAAGGCGGCGGCCCTGGGGCACGGCGGTACCGCCGGGGGCGGCATCCCCGACCTCGACAAGCTCCCGGTGCCGTTCCGCGAGGTGATCGAGACGGCGTACGGGCACGGCGTCGGCGACGTCTTCCTGTACGCGGCACCGACCGCGCTGGTGGCGCTGGTGCTGGTGGTGTTCATCAAGGAGGTGGCCCTGAAGTCCCACCCGGCTCCGGAGCCCGCCACTGCTGCATCCGCGGATACGGCGGCCAAGGCGTAACGAAGGGCCGACGGGGTGGGGGGGCCGGCGGGGCGGGCCGGGCCGGCTCAGGCCGGTCGCCCGGTGTTGGCCTCGATCCCGGCGACCAGGACCTCGAGTGCGGCCCTGAACTCCTCCTCGGAGGAACGGCGGACGGTGCCGCCGCAGCCCTGGAGGAACTGTATGACGGCGAGATGGGCGCCGGCCCTGGCGGGCTCCGCCAGACCGGCGCTCTCCAGCGTCCGCAGCAGCGCCGTGTCGAAACCCCGGGCGTGCGGGCCGATGTTGGGGTACTCGGCGGCCAGCTGCCCGGCCCAGGGATGGCCGGCCAGCACCCGCCGGTAGCCGCCCGCCAGCTTCCGCAGCCGGCTGTCCCAGCCGGCTGCGGCCCTGGGGCCGGATGCGGGGGCGGGGGGCAGGGCCAGCTCGCCCATCACCCGGTCCAGGGCGAGCTCCAGCAGATCGTGCTTGGTGTCGACGTACCAGTACAGGGACATCGCGGTGACCCCGAGCCGTCCCGCCAGCCGCCGCATGGAGAACCGCCCGAGGCCGTCCGCGTCCAGCAGCTCCACGGCCGCGCCGGTGATCCGCTCCCGGTCCAGCCCGGACGGTGCCGTCCCGCCGGGCCTCCGGCGCTGTCCGCCGGAGGCCCTGACGGCCAGCCAGACACTGATCCGAGCGGGTTCGGTCGAAGTCACCATGGGGCACCCTCCTGGGGCGCCCGACGTCCAGCCCGGTATGCCCGGTGCGCCCCCTTCATGCTAGAGCGTGCCACACCCTGCCCACCGCCCCTTCCCCCATCCCGCGCAGCTTCCGGACCGTCAGGCCTTCGGTGCGGTCAGGTCGTACAGCGTCACCCCTCCCACCTCCACTGCCTGGTACCGCTCCGCCACCCACTCCGCGATCTCACCACTTCCGGAACCGGTCAGCCCGGCACCCCGCGTGCCCTCGCCGCCGCCCACGAAGTAGTGGATCTTCCCGGCGCGCACGTACTCCTGGAACTGCGCCATCGTCGGCGACGGATCGCTCCCGTTGAACCCGCCGATCGGCATCACCGGCCGCTTGCTCGCCAGCTGATGGCTCGCGGCGTTCTGCGCGCCCACGGTGGCCGCCGCCCAGGTGTACCGGTCCGCGTCCTTCTGCAGCAGCGCGGTCACCTTCGCATCGACCCGGGCCCCGTTCAGCAGCCCGCCCATGGGACCACCGGGTCCGCCGGCCGCCTCACCACCGGGCCCGCCGCCGGGCATCATCCGGGGTGCCCCGCCCGGCATCCCCCCGGCCTGCTGTCCCTGGCCCTGGCCCGGCCCCCGGCCCTGACCCCGGCCCTGGCCCGGCGCCGGAGCCTGCGCCTGCCCCTGCACAGGCCCCTCGCCGGCCCGCACCAACCGCGGCCCCCGGCCGCCCATACCGCCCTCGACCGCCGGACCCGCCGTCACGATCGAGCCCGTGTGTCCCGTGTTCACCGTGGTCAGGCAGTACGCCAGCGGCCCGGCCAGCACCGCGCCCAGGCCCAGTGCCGCCGCACTCAGCGTGAGGCCCCGCCCCAGCCGTCCGGCGGCAAGCAGTCCGGCCGCCGCGACGAGCCCGGCGCCCAGCACGGTCCAGCGCAGCCACGGCAGATAGTCCGGCGACCGTCCCAGCAGGACGTACGACCACCAGGCGGTCAGCGCCACCGTGCCCGCCAGGGTGGCAGCGGCGGCAAGGCCGTGCCGTTCCTCCCACAGCACCGCCGCGCCCATGCCGACCAGCGCCGCCACAAAGGGCGCCAGCGCCACCGTGTAGTACTCGTGGAAGATGCCCTGCATCCAGCTGAACACCACCATGGTGATCAGCAGCGCGCCGCCCCAGGCCAGGAAGGCCGCCCGGGCCATGCCCTCCAGCGAATCGGTGGCCCTCCGGGCCCGCCAGGTGACGATCAGGCCGGCCACCAGCAGCATCAGGGCTGCGGGGAGCAGCCAGGAGATCTGTCCGCCCACCCCGGTCGAGAACAGCCGGTCGATCCCGTTCTCCCCCCAGCCACCGCCTCCGCGTCCGGCGGGGGCCCCGTACCCGCCGGGGGGCCCGTAACCGTCGGGGAACCCGTACCCGCCGGGCCCGCCGGCTTCGACCGCCATGCCCCGCACGCTGCCCGGTTCATTCCCGTTGAGCCGGCCGAGCCCGTTGTAGCCGAAGGTCAGCTCCAGGAAGGAATTCGTCTGCGAGCCGCCGATGTACGGCCGGGAGGACGCGGGCCACAGCTCCACGATCGCCACCCACCAGCCGCCGGCCACCACCATCGCCAGCCCGGCCAGTCCCAGCTGGCCCAGCCGCCGGCGCAGCCGGGTCGGCGCGCAGACGGCGTACAGCACGGCCAGCGGTGGCAGGATCACAAAGGCCTGCAGGGTTTTCGTCAGGAAGGCGAGGCCCAGGACCACTCCCGCCCACACCAGCCACCGGGTGGCCGCGCCCTCGAGTGCGCGCAGCACGCAGTACACGGCCACCGTGAGCAGCAGGGTCAGCAGGGCGTCCGGGTTGTTGAACCGGAACATCAGCGCGGCCACGGGGGTCAGCGCGAACACGGTGCCGGACAGCAGCGCCGGGCCCGGTCCGAACTGCCGTCGCACCGAGGCGTACAGCACGGCGGTGGTGCCCACGCCCATCAGGGCCTGGGGCAGCAGAATCTGCCATGAGCCCAGCCCGAAGAGCCGTACCGACAGGGCCATCGGCCAGAGCGCGGCAGGTGGTTTGTCGACGGTGATGGAGTTCCCGGCATCCGAGGAGCCGAAGAAGAACGCCTTCCAGCTCTCGCTGCCCGCTTGAACGGCGGCGGAGTAGAAGGAGTTGGCGTAGCCGGATGCGCTCAGGTTCCAGAGCAGCAGGGCGGCGGTGCCCAGGAGCAGGGCGGCCAGGGCCGGGCGCTCCCAGCGGGGGCGTTCCGTGGTCATCGGGTGTCCTTCGGGTGCGGGGTCCGGCGCTCCGGAAAGACCCAGGCGCGGAAGAGCAGGAAGCGCAGCACGGTGGCCGCGAGATTGGCGGTGATCAGCACGGCGAGTTCGGTGCCGTGTGCGGGGTGGTCGGTGGCGGCGCTCAGCGCGGCCAGGGAGCCGCCGGTCAGGGCCAGTCCGATGCCGAAGACCAGCAGGCCCTGGGCCTGGTGGCGCAGGGCCCGGTCACGGCCGCGGACCCCGAAGGTGAGCCGCCGGTTGGCCGCCGTATTGGCGATCGTGGAGAGCAGCAGGGCGGCGGCATTGGCCGTCTGTGCCCCGGTCCCGAGCCGGAAGAGGGTG
This window harbors:
- a CDS encoding TetR/AcrR family transcriptional regulator, which gives rise to MVTSTEPARISVWLAVRASGGQRRRPGGTAPSGLDRERITGAAVELLDADGLGRFSMRRLAGRLGVTAMSLYWYVDTKHDLLELALDRVMGELALPPAPASGPRAAAGWDSRLRKLAGGYRRVLAGHPWAGQLAAEYPNIGPHARGFDTALLRTLESAGLAEPARAGAHLAVIQFLQGCGGTVRRSSEEEFRAALEVLVAGIEANTGRPA
- a CDS encoding glycosyltransferase family 39 protein → MTTERPRWERPALAALLLGTAALLLWNLSASGYANSFYSAAVQAGSESWKAFFFGSSDAGNSITVDKPPAALWPMALSVRLFGLGSWQILLPQALMGVGTTAVLYASVRRQFGPGPALLSGTVFALTPVAALMFRFNNPDALLTLLLTVAVYCVLRALEGAATRWLVWAGVVLGLAFLTKTLQAFVILPPLAVLYAVCAPTRLRRRLGQLGLAGLAMVVAGGWWVAIVELWPASSRPYIGGSQTNSFLELTFGYNGLGRLNGNEPGSVRGMAVEAGGPGGYGFPDGYGPPGGYGAPAGRGGGGWGENGIDRLFSTGVGGQISWLLPAALMLLVAGLIVTWRARRATDSLEGMARAAFLAWGGALLITMVVFSWMQGIFHEYYTVALAPFVAALVGMGAAVLWEERHGLAAAATLAGTVALTAWWSYVLLGRSPDYLPWLRWTVLGAGLVAAAGLLAAGRLGRGLTLSAAALGLGAVLAGPLAYCLTTVNTGHTGSIVTAGPAVEGGMGGRGPRLVRAGEGPVQGQAQAPAPGQGRGQGRGPGQGQGQQAGGMPGGAPRMMPGGGPGGEAAGGPGGPMGGLLNGARVDAKVTALLQKDADRYTWAAATVGAQNAASHQLASKRPVMPIGGFNGSDPSPTMAQFQEYVRAGKIHYFVGGGEGTRGAGLTGSGSGEIAEWVAERYQAVEVGGVTLYDLTAPKA